A window from Drosophila subobscura isolate 14011-0131.10 chromosome O, UCBerk_Dsub_1.0, whole genome shotgun sequence encodes these proteins:
- the LOC117898814 gene encoding PH and SEC7 domain-containing protein isoform X5 encodes MTEELKVVLRRSEQHSGFGFSLLGSTGPPHVIYDIVENSPAADCGSVEAGDVILKVNGTDVHRYTTKEVLKCLRLSEQLVTLELKRDPKLKARIKEQLANTQSPHYVDIESPNIYDYNSSHSANSSPNHRPNNSKGSSPAASGLRFKSPTHLPSLRQNSSPLLASGSTTTTTHTHSRNSSASSTKIKVVETTVQTTSTITTSAAPTSPTGSDATSPTHRPSRIPQARKCPAPKPVPVLHSPQNKRPRSSQIPTKASNGNGNGNGNGNGSAHNSQLPPQSLQHSNSYSGSPVARPRISTEREPDTDREPEPNSAPPQPAKAPRFEAYMMTGDLILNLSRTPQTSNHLTTQAKKVDSLRDSPIRLPNSRMNGALAPRASGESSPTSSSSVDSPTNTSSDSVKREAKQQRKQQPQQHHQQQQRDSINNSYNRKDSLTNDTLLMCEELERDEEGEYVLEEDSKHQRQRQQQQRYRQQQQQQRYEYYQNEDELDEEQEQEVEAEAEAEEEREEDQTHYDITNIETYQSGMGRGDEDNSDRQCLVEDDDDDDDAYDEEDNDAGDEDYSTNSLGSGSTKQRLRALKQRAATRQQQLRNRDAVDCAARMPGYSASGSTSSATVKSEAGGGMPMGVGLGAANTSQDETSFSVPTSPISLSTPLIDKETANSVPTSPEPSSLAPESSSGAAGVVVVRRHHNGHVVRKCDAAGFRTSKSEDHLQQIQREGIAAVIPIDIDEDVNSSLNTLLDTRQDSEDSQSTATTVSSVATIVHNSSALNNNENEIEIESEPLNSCNNNSPTTTAAIGNNNSSESTESTEAEIESECESSGATATITIETTAARTNKKMIRGGNCSNKLNYILCKKASDRDRIVWTYNAPLQPHQLQQIQQQQAQQQLQQQQQQQLLLQQQQQHHQQQQHHQQQQQQQQQQLYGGMVLSDPSDSDSTILVSDGAALQRQQLKQQLRAQQQQTRDRDRDQSEHKVVIQVRGMDNNGGGGGSAARSDDDVVTLTDEQPHATMSSGAGAGAQGMRDASPPVSDDGSDVESLHSYHYSPKAVDMPSAIRLAKRLYSLDGFKKSDVSRHLSKNNDFSRAVADEYLKHFTFEKKSLDQSLREFLQQFSLSGETQERERVLVHFSKRFLDCNPGTFNSQDAVHTLTCAIMLLNTDLHGQNMNRKMSCAEFVDNLADLNDGENFPKDILKLLYQAIKTKPLEWALDDDAGDLQQRTGNNALGNVGQNPFLDAPELATAVEYKKGYVMRKCCYDSSYKKTPFGKRSWKMFYCTLRDLVLYLHKDEHGFRKSQMSDNLHNAIRIHHALATKANDYTKKQHVFRLQTSDQAEYLFQTSDSKELHSWVETINYVCAAISAPPLEGGVGSQKRFQRPLLPSKQTKLMVKEQLESHEVQLAQLEQELNEHKKGPIPSKGLPLQNYKEKESYLQYELRRYRTYVSILSAKMLADQQQLELQAQQPTQAILDEEADTFPVGTSCTPTTPPSINIQEQQQKEQRQQQSSNSRYPRFSVPSNLLWNRLFWDCVCCGVFLCCWRDCTVLTFL; translated from the exons GTTGAAGCCGGGGATGTCATCCTCAAAGTCAACGGAACTGATGTCCATCGCTATACAACGAAGGAAG TTCTCAAATGCCTGCGTCTGTCGGAACAGTTGGTGACCTTGGAACTGAAGCGAG ATCCCAAGCTTAAGGCACGCATTAAAGAGCAGCTGGCCAACACACAGAGTCCACACTATGTGGATATTGAATCTCCCAACATCTACGactacaacagcagccacagcgccAATTCCTCGCCTAACCATCGTCCGAACAACAGCAAGGGATcttctccagcagccagcggacTGCGCTTCAAGTCGCCCACACACTTGCCATCGCTGCGGCAGAACTCCTCGCCGCTGCTGGCGAGTGGATCCACCACAAcgaccacccacacacacagccgcaaCTCCTCGGCCAGCTCCACCAAGATAAAAGTGGTGGAGACCACCGTTCAGACGACATCAACCATCACCACTAGTGCAGCACCAACATCGCCAACGGGCTCGGACGCCACCTCGCCCACGCACCGACCCTCACGCATTCCACAGGCGCGAAAGTGCCCAGCGCCCAAGCCCGTGCCCGTGCTGCATTCGCCACAGAACAAGCGGCCACGATCCTCCCAGATCCCCACAAAGGCATCGAACGGTAACGGcaacggtaacggtaacggtaacggaAGTGCACACAACTCCCAGCTGCCACCGCAATCGTTGCAGCATTCCAACAGCTACAGCGGCAGTCCCGTCGCCCGGCCGCGAATCTCTACGGAGCGAGAGCCGGACACAGACAGGGAGCCAGAACCGAATTCGGCGCCACCGCAGCCGGCGAAGGCGCCACGCTTTGAGGCTTACATGATGACGGGAGATCTGATCTTGAATCTGTCCAGGACACCACAGACCAGCAATCACCTAACGACCCAGGCCAAGAAA GTTGACAGTCTGCGGGATTCGCCGATTCGTCTGCCAAATTCCCGGATGAATGGCGCCCTAGCGCCACGAGCATCGGGTGAATCATCGCCCACATCCTCTTCCTCGGTGGACTCGCCCACCAACACCAGCTCGGATTCGGTGAAGCGTGAGGCGAAGCAGCAGCgcaaacagcagccgcagcagcaccaccagcagcagcagcgggacagcatcaacaacagctacaaccGCAAGGATTCACTCACAAATGACACGCTGTTGATGTGCGAGGAGCTAGAGCGTGATGAGGAGGGCGAATATGTCCTAGAGGAGGACAGCAAGCACCAGCGGcaacgtcagcagcagcagcgttatcgccagcagcagcaacagcaacgataCGAGTACTACCAGAACGAGGATGAGCTGGacgaggagcaggaacaggaggtTGAAgctgaggcggaggcggaagaGGAGCGCGAGGAGGATCAGACCCACTACGACATCACCAACATAGAGACGTACCAGAGCGGGATGGGACGCGGAGATGAGGATAACAGCGATCGGCAGTGTCTGGTCgaggacgacgatgatgatgatgatgcctaCGACGAGGAGGATAACGATGCCGGCGACGAGGATTACTCGACAAATTCGCTGGGCTCCGGCTCTACGAAGCAGCGACTTCGTGCCCTCAAGCAGCGTGCCGCAacgcgacagcagcagctgcgcaatCGAGATGCTGTCGATTGTGCTGCTCGTATGCCCGGCTACTCTGCCTCGGGCTCCACCTCGTCCGCAACGGTAAAGAGCGAGGCGGGCGGCGGCATGCCAATGGGCGTTGGCCTGGGCGCAGCCAATACCTCGCAGGACGAGACCTCCTTCTCAGTGCCAACATCACCCATTTCACTGTCGACGCCTCTGATCGACAAGGAGACGGCCAATTCGGTGCCCACCAGCCCGGAGCCGAGCTCTTTGGCCCCAGAGTCGAGTAGCGGGGCCGCTGGTGTCGTTGTTGTGCGACGCCATCACAATGGGCATGTGGTGCGCAAATGTGATGCCGCCGGCTTCCGCACCAGCAAGTCCGAGGATCAtctgcagcagatccagcGCGAGGGCATTGCGGCTGTGATACCCATCGACATTGATGAGGATGTGAATAGTTCACTCAATACGCTGCTGGACACGCGTCAGGACTCCGAGGACTCGCAG TCGACGGCCACCACTGTATCGTCGGTGGCGACAATTGTCCACAACTCGTCGGCGTTGAACAACAACGAGAACGAGATTGAAATCGAGAGTGAACCGCTGAatagctgcaacaacaacagtccCACAACTACAGCAGCAATAGGGAACAACAATAGCAGCGAGAGCACCGAGAGCACCGAGGCCGAGATCGAGAGCGAGTGCGAAAGCAGTGGGGCAACAGCAACTATAACGATAGAAACGACTGCAGCGAGAACTAACAAGAAGATGATCAGAGgcggcaactgcagcaacaaattaaactaTATCCTATGCAAAAAG GCATCGGATCGAGATCGGATTGTGTGGACCTATAATGCACCACTGCAGCCACATCAGTTGCAGCAgatccaacagcagcaggcgcagcaacagctccagcaacagcagcagcaacaattactattgcaacaacagcagcaacatcatcagcagcagcaacatcatcagcagcaacaacagcaacaacagcagcaactctACG GCGGCATGGTACTTAGCGATCCCAGTGACTCGGACTCCACCATACTCGTCTCGGATGGGGCCGCcctgcagcgccagcagctcaaacagcagctgcgtgcccagcagcagcagactcgggacagagacagagatcaGTCGGAGCACAAGGTGGTCATCCAAGTGCGCGGCATGGACAACaacggcggtggcggtggcagtgcgGCTCGGTCCGATGACGATGTGGTCACGCTGACGGATGAGCAGCCGCATGCAACGATGTCGTCGGGTGCGGGGGCAGGGGCGCAGGGTATGCGAGACGCGTCTCCACCCGTTTCCGATGATGGCAGCGATGTGGAATCGCTGCACTCCTACCATTACTCGCCCAAGGCTGTGGACATGCCCTCGGCCATACGCCTGGCCAAAAGACTGTATTCTCTCGATGGTTTCAAAAAGAGCGACGTCTCCCGACATCTCAGCAAGAA CAACGACTTTAGCAGGGCGGTAGCCGATGAGTATCTAAAGCATTTCACCTTTGAGAAAAAGTCGCTGGATCAGTCACTGCGCGAGTTCCTGCAACAGTTCTCGCTGTCCGGCGAGACCCAGGAGCGAGAGCGGGTCCTAGTGCACTTCTCGAAGCGTTTTCTGGACTGCAATCCGGGTACCTTCAACTCGCAGGATGCGGTGCACACACTGACCTGTGCCATAATGCTGCTGAACACGGATCTGCATGGGCAGAATATGAATCGCAAGATGAGCTGTGCGGAATTTGTGGACAATCTGGCAGATCTCAACGATGGCGAGAACTTTCCCAAGGATATCCTCAAGTTATTGTATCAGGCCATCAAAACGAAGCCGCTAGAATGGGCTCT AGATGACGATGCGGGTGATCTGCAACAGCGCACTGGCAACAATGCACTGGgaaatgttggccaaaatcCCTTCCTGGATGCACCCGAACTGGCCACCGCTGTGGAGTACAAGAAGGGCTATGTGATGCGAAAATGCTGCTACGATAGCAGCTACAAAAAGA CTCCCTTTGGCAAACGCTCCTGGAAGATGTTCTACTGCACGCTGCGTGATCTTGTACTGTATTTGCATAAGGATGAGCATGGTTTTCGCAAGAGTCAA ATGTCCGACAATCTGCACAATGCAATACGCATACATCACGCCCTAGCCACCAAGGCCAATGATTACACCAAGAAGCAACATGTGTTCCGTCTGCAGACGTCCGATCAGGCCGAGTATCTCTTCCAGACAAGCGACTCCAAGGAGCTCCACTCGTGGGTCGAGACGATCAACTATGTGTGCGCGGCCATTTCGGCGCCACCACTCGAGGGCGGTGTGGGCAGCCAGAAGCGATTCCAGCGTCCACTCTTGCCCAGCAAGCAGACCAAACTAATGGTG AAGGAGCAGTTGGAGTCGCATGAGGTGCAGCTGGCGCAGCTAGAGCAAGAGCTAAATGAGCACAAGAAGGGCCCGATTCCCAGCAAAGGCTTGCCACTGCAAAACTACAAGGAAAAGGAGAGCTATTTGCAATATGAA CTGCGCCGCTACCGCACCTATGTGAGCATACTCAGCGCCAAAATGCTGGCCGATCAGCAGCAATTGGagctgcaggcgcagcagccGACGCAGGCAATCCTTGACGAAGAAGCTGACACATTCCCTGTGGGCACCAGCTGCACGCCCACCACGCCGCCAAGTATTAACAttcaggagcaacagcagaaggagcagcgacagcaacagtcATCGAACAG CAGATATCCCCGGTTCTCAGTGCCTTCCAATTTGCTTTGGAATCGGCTGTTCTGGGACTGTGTTTGCTGCGGTGTTTTCTTATGTTGCTGGCGGGACTGCACTGTACTCacatttctttaa
- the LOC117898814 gene encoding PH and SEC7 domain-containing protein isoform X6, with protein MTEELKVVLRRSEQHSGFGFSLLGSTGPPHVIYDIVENSPAADCGSVEAGDVILKVNGTDVHRYTTKEVLKCLRLSEQLVTLELKRDPKLKARIKEQLANTQSPHYVDIESPNIYDYNSSHSANSSPNHRPNNSKGSSPAASGLRFKSPTHLPSLRQNSSPLLASGSTTTTTHTHSRNSSASSTKIKVVETTVQTTSTITTSAAPTSPTGSDATSPTHRPSRIPQARKCPAPKPVPVLHSPQNKRPRSSQIPTKASNGNGNGNGNGNGSAHNSQLPPQSLQHSNSYSGSPVARPRISTEREPDTDREPEPNSAPPQPAKAPRFEAYMMTGDLILNLSRTPQTSNHLTTQAKKVDSLRDSPIRLPNSRMNGALAPRASGESSPTSSSSVDSPTNTSSDSVKREAKQQRKQQPQQHHQQQQRDSINNSYNRKDSLTNDTLLMCEELERDEEGEYVLEEDSKHQRQRQQQQRYRQQQQQQRYEYYQNEDELDEEQEQEVEAEAEAEEEREEDQTHYDITNIETYQSGMGRGDEDNSDRQCLVEDDDDDDDAYDEEDNDAGDEDYSTNSLGSGSTKQRLRALKQRAATRQQQLRNRDAVDCAARMPGYSASGSTSSATVKSEAGGGMPMGVGLGAANTSQDETSFSVPTSPISLSTPLIDKETANSVPTSPEPSSLAPESSSGAAGVVVVRRHHNGHVVRKCDAAGFRTSKSEDHLQQIQREGIAAVIPIDIDEDVNSSLNTLLDTRQDSEDSQASDRDRIVWTYNAPLQPHQLQQIQQQQAQQQLQQQQQQQLLLQQQQQHHQQQQHHQQQQQQQQQQLYGGMVLSDPSDSDSTILVSDGAALQRQQLKQQLRAQQQQTRDRDRDQSEHKVVIQVRGMDNNGGGGGSAARSDDDVVTLTDEQPHATMSSGAGAGAQGMRDASPPVSDDGSDVESLHSYHYSPKAVDMPSAIRLAKRLYSLDGFKKSDVSRHLSKNNDFSRAVADEYLKHFTFEKKSLDQSLREFLQQFSLSGETQERERVLVHFSKRFLDCNPGTFNSQDAVHTLTCAIMLLNTDLHGQNMNRKMSCAEFVDNLADLNDGENFPKDILKLLYQAIKTKPLEWALDDDAGDLQQRTGNNALGNVGQNPFLDAPELATAVEYKKGYVMRKCCYDSSYKKTPFGKRSWKMFYCTLRDLVLYLHKDEHGFRKSQMSDNLHNAIRIHHALATKANDYTKKQHVFRLQTSDQAEYLFQTSDSKELHSWVETINYVCAAISAPPLEGGVGSQKRFQRPLLPSKQTKLMVKEQLESHEVQLAQLEQELNEHKKGPIPSKGLPLQNYKEKESYLQYELRRYRTYVSILSAKMLADQQQLELQAQQPTQAILDEEADTFPVGTSCTPTTPPSINIQEQQQKEQRQQQSSNSRYPRFSVPSNLLWNRLFWDCVCCGVFLCCWRDCTVLTFL; from the exons GTTGAAGCCGGGGATGTCATCCTCAAAGTCAACGGAACTGATGTCCATCGCTATACAACGAAGGAAG TTCTCAAATGCCTGCGTCTGTCGGAACAGTTGGTGACCTTGGAACTGAAGCGAG ATCCCAAGCTTAAGGCACGCATTAAAGAGCAGCTGGCCAACACACAGAGTCCACACTATGTGGATATTGAATCTCCCAACATCTACGactacaacagcagccacagcgccAATTCCTCGCCTAACCATCGTCCGAACAACAGCAAGGGATcttctccagcagccagcggacTGCGCTTCAAGTCGCCCACACACTTGCCATCGCTGCGGCAGAACTCCTCGCCGCTGCTGGCGAGTGGATCCACCACAAcgaccacccacacacacagccgcaaCTCCTCGGCCAGCTCCACCAAGATAAAAGTGGTGGAGACCACCGTTCAGACGACATCAACCATCACCACTAGTGCAGCACCAACATCGCCAACGGGCTCGGACGCCACCTCGCCCACGCACCGACCCTCACGCATTCCACAGGCGCGAAAGTGCCCAGCGCCCAAGCCCGTGCCCGTGCTGCATTCGCCACAGAACAAGCGGCCACGATCCTCCCAGATCCCCACAAAGGCATCGAACGGTAACGGcaacggtaacggtaacggtaacggaAGTGCACACAACTCCCAGCTGCCACCGCAATCGTTGCAGCATTCCAACAGCTACAGCGGCAGTCCCGTCGCCCGGCCGCGAATCTCTACGGAGCGAGAGCCGGACACAGACAGGGAGCCAGAACCGAATTCGGCGCCACCGCAGCCGGCGAAGGCGCCACGCTTTGAGGCTTACATGATGACGGGAGATCTGATCTTGAATCTGTCCAGGACACCACAGACCAGCAATCACCTAACGACCCAGGCCAAGAAA GTTGACAGTCTGCGGGATTCGCCGATTCGTCTGCCAAATTCCCGGATGAATGGCGCCCTAGCGCCACGAGCATCGGGTGAATCATCGCCCACATCCTCTTCCTCGGTGGACTCGCCCACCAACACCAGCTCGGATTCGGTGAAGCGTGAGGCGAAGCAGCAGCgcaaacagcagccgcagcagcaccaccagcagcagcagcgggacagcatcaacaacagctacaaccGCAAGGATTCACTCACAAATGACACGCTGTTGATGTGCGAGGAGCTAGAGCGTGATGAGGAGGGCGAATATGTCCTAGAGGAGGACAGCAAGCACCAGCGGcaacgtcagcagcagcagcgttatcgccagcagcagcaacagcaacgataCGAGTACTACCAGAACGAGGATGAGCTGGacgaggagcaggaacaggaggtTGAAgctgaggcggaggcggaagaGGAGCGCGAGGAGGATCAGACCCACTACGACATCACCAACATAGAGACGTACCAGAGCGGGATGGGACGCGGAGATGAGGATAACAGCGATCGGCAGTGTCTGGTCgaggacgacgatgatgatgatgatgcctaCGACGAGGAGGATAACGATGCCGGCGACGAGGATTACTCGACAAATTCGCTGGGCTCCGGCTCTACGAAGCAGCGACTTCGTGCCCTCAAGCAGCGTGCCGCAacgcgacagcagcagctgcgcaatCGAGATGCTGTCGATTGTGCTGCTCGTATGCCCGGCTACTCTGCCTCGGGCTCCACCTCGTCCGCAACGGTAAAGAGCGAGGCGGGCGGCGGCATGCCAATGGGCGTTGGCCTGGGCGCAGCCAATACCTCGCAGGACGAGACCTCCTTCTCAGTGCCAACATCACCCATTTCACTGTCGACGCCTCTGATCGACAAGGAGACGGCCAATTCGGTGCCCACCAGCCCGGAGCCGAGCTCTTTGGCCCCAGAGTCGAGTAGCGGGGCCGCTGGTGTCGTTGTTGTGCGACGCCATCACAATGGGCATGTGGTGCGCAAATGTGATGCCGCCGGCTTCCGCACCAGCAAGTCCGAGGATCAtctgcagcagatccagcGCGAGGGCATTGCGGCTGTGATACCCATCGACATTGATGAGGATGTGAATAGTTCACTCAATACGCTGCTGGACACGCGTCAGGACTCCGAGGACTCGCAG GCATCGGATCGAGATCGGATTGTGTGGACCTATAATGCACCACTGCAGCCACATCAGTTGCAGCAgatccaacagcagcaggcgcagcaacagctccagcaacagcagcagcaacaattactattgcaacaacagcagcaacatcatcagcagcagcaacatcatcagcagcaacaacagcaacaacagcagcaactctACG GCGGCATGGTACTTAGCGATCCCAGTGACTCGGACTCCACCATACTCGTCTCGGATGGGGCCGCcctgcagcgccagcagctcaaacagcagctgcgtgcccagcagcagcagactcgggacagagacagagatcaGTCGGAGCACAAGGTGGTCATCCAAGTGCGCGGCATGGACAACaacggcggtggcggtggcagtgcgGCTCGGTCCGATGACGATGTGGTCACGCTGACGGATGAGCAGCCGCATGCAACGATGTCGTCGGGTGCGGGGGCAGGGGCGCAGGGTATGCGAGACGCGTCTCCACCCGTTTCCGATGATGGCAGCGATGTGGAATCGCTGCACTCCTACCATTACTCGCCCAAGGCTGTGGACATGCCCTCGGCCATACGCCTGGCCAAAAGACTGTATTCTCTCGATGGTTTCAAAAAGAGCGACGTCTCCCGACATCTCAGCAAGAA CAACGACTTTAGCAGGGCGGTAGCCGATGAGTATCTAAAGCATTTCACCTTTGAGAAAAAGTCGCTGGATCAGTCACTGCGCGAGTTCCTGCAACAGTTCTCGCTGTCCGGCGAGACCCAGGAGCGAGAGCGGGTCCTAGTGCACTTCTCGAAGCGTTTTCTGGACTGCAATCCGGGTACCTTCAACTCGCAGGATGCGGTGCACACACTGACCTGTGCCATAATGCTGCTGAACACGGATCTGCATGGGCAGAATATGAATCGCAAGATGAGCTGTGCGGAATTTGTGGACAATCTGGCAGATCTCAACGATGGCGAGAACTTTCCCAAGGATATCCTCAAGTTATTGTATCAGGCCATCAAAACGAAGCCGCTAGAATGGGCTCT AGATGACGATGCGGGTGATCTGCAACAGCGCACTGGCAACAATGCACTGGgaaatgttggccaaaatcCCTTCCTGGATGCACCCGAACTGGCCACCGCTGTGGAGTACAAGAAGGGCTATGTGATGCGAAAATGCTGCTACGATAGCAGCTACAAAAAGA CTCCCTTTGGCAAACGCTCCTGGAAGATGTTCTACTGCACGCTGCGTGATCTTGTACTGTATTTGCATAAGGATGAGCATGGTTTTCGCAAGAGTCAA ATGTCCGACAATCTGCACAATGCAATACGCATACATCACGCCCTAGCCACCAAGGCCAATGATTACACCAAGAAGCAACATGTGTTCCGTCTGCAGACGTCCGATCAGGCCGAGTATCTCTTCCAGACAAGCGACTCCAAGGAGCTCCACTCGTGGGTCGAGACGATCAACTATGTGTGCGCGGCCATTTCGGCGCCACCACTCGAGGGCGGTGTGGGCAGCCAGAAGCGATTCCAGCGTCCACTCTTGCCCAGCAAGCAGACCAAACTAATGGTG AAGGAGCAGTTGGAGTCGCATGAGGTGCAGCTGGCGCAGCTAGAGCAAGAGCTAAATGAGCACAAGAAGGGCCCGATTCCCAGCAAAGGCTTGCCACTGCAAAACTACAAGGAAAAGGAGAGCTATTTGCAATATGAA CTGCGCCGCTACCGCACCTATGTGAGCATACTCAGCGCCAAAATGCTGGCCGATCAGCAGCAATTGGagctgcaggcgcagcagccGACGCAGGCAATCCTTGACGAAGAAGCTGACACATTCCCTGTGGGCACCAGCTGCACGCCCACCACGCCGCCAAGTATTAACAttcaggagcaacagcagaaggagcagcgacagcaacagtcATCGAACAG CAGATATCCCCGGTTCTCAGTGCCTTCCAATTTGCTTTGGAATCGGCTGTTCTGGGACTGTGTTTGCTGCGGTGTTTTCTTATGTTGCTGGCGGGACTGCACTGTACTCacatttctttaa